Part of the Streptomyces sp. NBC_00457 genome, ATCGCGAGCCGGTCGGTGAGGTCCACGACCTCGGCGAGATCACCGAAGTCGCGTACGGCCGTGTCGACCGTCTTTCGGATACGGGTGTTCACCCGCTCGGAGCGGACCTTCTTGGCGATCTGCATGGCCTCGACGGCGAGGACGGAGGCCTGCTCGGGCTCCCGTCGCAGCAGATGCACGGTGGCCATCCCGATCGCGTTCAGCGCATACGACCGCTGGTGCTCGGTGTCCTTGGCGAAGAGGTCGACGGCCCGCTGCATCAGGGGCTCGGCGAGGGACGCGTAGGCGGGGCTGCGGCCCGCCACATAGGCGAGGTCGCGGAAGGAGTGGGAGTTCTCGCCGTACAGCTCGGCCTCGGAGAAGAAACGGATCCAGTCGGGGTCGGGCTCGTCCCACTCGCCGGACTCGCCGAAGGTGTCCTCGGCCATCCGCACCGCCCGCTTGCACTTGCCGGGCTGGCCCATATTGGCGTAGGCCCGGGCCTCCATCGCATACAGCATCGACTGGGTGCGGGGGCTCGCACAGTCCCGGCTGCCGTACTGCGCGAGGTGGATCAGCTCCAGCGCGTCATCGGGCCGCCCGAGGTGGATCATCTGGCGGCTCATGCTGGACAGGATGTACGAGCCGAGCGGCTTGTCGCCCGCCTCCTTCGCGGCGTGCAGGGCGAGGACGAAGTACTTCTGCGCGGTGGGCTGGAGTCCGATGTCGTACGACATCCAGCCGGCCAGCTCGGCCAGCTCGGCGGCGACCTTGAACAGCGTGCGGGTGGTGGACTCGGGCTGGGGCTCCTGGAGGAGGTCGGTCACCTCGTGCAGCTGGCCGACGACGGCCTTGCGGCGCAGGCCGCCGCCGCACTGGGCGTCCCACTGGCGGAACATCACGGTGGTGGACTCGAGGAGCTCCAGCTCGGGCTTGGACAGCCGGCCGCGCGCGCGTGAGGACGGGACGGACCCGGGCTCCGGCTGCGGGGCCTGCGGCGCCGGCACCAGCCAGCGCTGCATCGGCTCGATGAGGGACGGGCCCGCGGAGAGGGCCAGCGAGGTTCCGAGGAAGCCGCGCCGCGCCAGCATCAGGTCGCTGCGCGAGAACTCGCTGAGCAGGGCCACGGTCTGCGGGCCCGTCCAGGGGAGGTCGACTCCGGACACGGACGGTGACTGGCGGGCGGCGCGCAGTCCCAGGTCCTCGACGGAGACGACACATCCGAACCGCTCGGAGAACAGCTCGGACAGGATCCGGGGGATCGGCTCGCGCGGATTCTCGCCGTCCAGCCAGCGACGCACCCGCGAGGTGTCCGTGGAGATGTGGTTGGCCCCCAACTGGCGTGCCCTGCGGTTCACTTGCCGCGCGAGCTCGCCCTTGGACCAGCCGCTGCGCACGAACCACGAGCCGAGCAGCTCATTGGGGCGCTTGTCAGCGTTCGTCCCGCTTCCGCCGTTGCCGCCCACTGGAACGCCCCCATCCCTGAGACCACTTGTCGCCGAGTGCGCCAAGCCCTATCAGAATGCCGGTAAATAGGGCCGCCCGTCCGGTAGTTGTCACCCTTCGAACGGAAACCCGAGTTGCCTCCGGCATACCCACGAGTGCACGTGCCCCCAGGACTCGTGCACTCACAGTAATCCTACGATCACGCCTCCAGCCATGGCGATCCCGGAAACGCCACCATTCGCCACCCCTTCGAATGAACTCACGGTGGCTGGTACGCGATTCACTTGACATAGGACGGCCAGGAGTGGGCGGAACGGTGCACTCAGGGGCGCACGCAGCCGGGCGCACCACCCGGGCCGCTCGAAGGCGCCGCTCGGCACGGAGGCGAGGACACGGTCAGTCACATTCCGGGTCGGTCTCGTAACCACCGGTGCGTCGGACCCGTTGGAGGGGGCATGGGCTTCACGATCGGCAGCAGTCGGGGCATCCGCGACATCCGGTCCGGCTCGCGCCGCCGCGGCCGCACATCGGAGTGCACCGCCGTGGCCGAGTTCACCGGGCTCTGGGGCTGGGACGTGGTGCCGGGCGCGCGGGCCGCGGCGGGCGCCTGTTCCTGCGGCCACTCCGACTGCCGCGCGCCGGGCGCACATCCGCTGGACTTCGCGCCGGAGCTACCCGCCGGCGCGACCCTCGACCAAGTGACCGAGTCCTGGGGCGAGTTCCCCGGCGCCTCGGCGATGCTGCCGGTCGGCCGGACGTTCGACGTCATCGAGGTCGCCGAGCCCGCCGGACGCCACGCCCTGGCCCGGCTGGAACGCATGGGCCTGCCCGTCGGCCCGGTCACGGCGACCCCCGAGGGCCGCGCCCACTTCTTCGTCGCCCCCGGCGCCGCCACCGACCTCCCCGAGCTGCTCTACCGCATGGGCTGGGACGACCCGACCTCCCTCGACCTGCACGGCCTCGGCCCGGGTACGTACATCACCGCCCCGCCGTCCGACCGGGCCGGCCTGGGCCCGGTGCGCTGGCTGCGCTCCCCCGAGCTGGACTCGGCGACCCGTCCGCCGGAGGCCCGGCTGCTGCTGGGGACGCTGGCGTACGTGGCGCACAGGTCCCGGGCGTAGGCCTCAGAGCAAAGCGCCCGCCTCCCAACTGCACCTTGGGAGGCGGGCGCTTCTTCACATACCGACTTCGGTAGGTGGGGTCACTCTCCGATAAGGGCGTCAACGAACGCCTCCGGCTCGAACGGCGCCAGATCATCCGCACCCTCGCCGAGGCCGACCAGCTTGACCGGCACGCCCAGCTCGCGCTGCACGGCGATCACGATGCCGCCCTTGGCCGTACCGTCCAGCTTGGTCAGGACGATGCCGGTGATGTCGACGACCTCGGCGAAGACGCGGGCCTGCACCAGACCGTTCTGGCCGGTGGTGGCGTCCAGCACGAGCAGCACCTCGTCCAGCGGAGCGTGCTTCTCCACGACGCGCTTGACCTTGCCGAGCTCGTCCATGAGGCCGGTCTTGGTGTGCAGGCGCCCGGCGGTGTCGATGAGGACGACGTCAGAGCCCATCTCCTTGCCCTCCTTGACCGCGTCGAAGGCGACGGAGGCGGGGTCGCCGCCCTCGGGCCCGCGCACGGTGTACGCGCCGACCCGCTCACCCCAGGTCTGCAGCTGGTCGGCGGCGGCGGCACGGAAGGTGTCGGCGGCACCCAGGACGACGCTGTTGCCGTCGGCGACGAGCACCCGGGCGAGCTTGCCGGTGGTGGTGGTCTTGCCGGTGCCGTTGACGCCGACGACCATCACGATGCCGGGCTTGCGGTCCTCCGGCTCGGTCTTCACGACGCGGTCCATGTCGGTGCCGACCAGCTTGAGCAGCTCCTCGCGCAGCAGGCCGCGCAGCTCCCCGGGCGTCCGGGTCCCGAGCACCTTGACGCGCTCACGCAACGCGTCGACCAGCTCCTGGGTGGGCTGCACACCGACGTCGGCGGTGAGCAGGATGTCCTCGATCTCCTCCCACGTGTCCTCGTCGAGGTGCTCGCGCGACAGCAGCGTGAGCAGCCCCTTGCCGAGGGCGTTCTGGGAGCGGGAGAGTCGGGCGCGCAGACGCACCAGACGCCCCGCGGTGGGTTCCGGGACCTCGATCTCGGTCGGCGGAAGCTCTTCGACGACGGGCGGTTCCTGGACGGCGGCCGGGGCCGAGCCGTCGGGAAGGTCCACCTCCTCTATCGTGCGGCGCGGTTCCTCGCGCGGCGTTTCGGCCTCGTCGCCGACGTGCGGCTCGGCCGGAGGGGCGGTGATGTCGGGCGCGGAGGGCGGCGGCGGAGGCAGCGGCTTCTTGCGCCGGCTGCCGACGATGAGCCCACCGAGCGCGGCGAGCACGACCACGGCGATGACTACAACAAGGATGACGATTTCCATAACGCGTCCAGTATCAGCCATCGGGCTCCGCGGGACCCAGCTTGTAGCTTCCCCCAAGAAGCGGAGTCGCCCTCCTGCCGCTGCTCGCGGACCGAGGAACCCGCACCCCTGGATGTCTGACGCCCCGTCAGCTACCGTCCCCCTTCGCATCCACCCGGTGAAGGGGGACTTCCCATGCCCGTCACGGTCGTACGTTTCAACCTCGTCGAGCCCGGCGCGACCCCCGCCTCGCTCAGCGCCCGCTACCGAGCGGCGCTGGAGATGGCCGCGTACGCCGACGATCACGGCATCACCACCGTGCAGACCGAAGAGCACCACGGTGCCGCGAACAACTGGCTGCCGTCGCCCTTCGCCTTCGCGGGAGCCGTCTTCGGCGCCACCCGGAAGATCGCGGTCACGGTCTCGGCGATCATCGGGCCGCTGCACGACCCGCTGCGGCTGGCCGAGGACATCGCCGTACTGGATCTGCTGAGCGGCGGACGGCTGGTGACCGTCGCCGGGATCGGCTACCGGCCGGAGGAGTACGCCCTGTTCGACGTGGAGTGGAAGCGGCGGGGGCGGCTCCAGGACGAACTCCTCGAGACCCTCCTCAAGGCCTGGACCGGCGAGGAGTTCGAGTACCGGGGCCGTACGGTACGGGTCACCCCGCGCCCGTTCACCGAGCCGCACCCCCTCCTCCTGGTCGGCGGCTCCTCGCAGGCCGCCGCCCGCCGGGCCGCCCGGCTCGGCCTGCCGTTCTTCCCCAGCGCGCATCTGCCGGAGCTGGAGACGTACTACAAGGAACGGCTCGTCGAGTACGGCACCGAGGGCTGGACCATGATGCCCGCGACCGAGCAGCCGCTGCTGCACATCGCCGAGGACCCGGACCGGGCGTGGAGCGAGTACGGCGGCCACTTCCTGCACGAGGCGCGGACGTACGCCTCCTGGCAGTCCGGCGGTATACGGTCCGCGGTGAAGTCGGCGGCCACGACCGTGGACGAGCTGCGCGCCGAGGGCGTCTACCGGATCCTCACGCCGGACGAGTGCGTGGCGCAGGGGCTCGACAACTATGTGCTGCATCCGCTGTCGGGCGGGATGCCGGTGGAGGAGGGGTGGCGCAGCCTGCGGCTGTTCTGCGACAACGTACTGCCCCGGCTCAAAGACCTCGAAGGCTGAGCCGGGGCGGTACGTCTCTTACGAGGCTCAGCCCATCTCCTCCAGTGCCTTGCCCTTCGTCTCCTTCACGTACTTGAGGACGAACGGGATGGAGAGCGCGGCGAAGGCCGTGTAGATCACGTAGGTGACGGAGAGGTTCCAGTCGGCCAGCGACGGGAAGCTCGCGGTGATGGCCCAGTTGGCGATCCACTGTGCGGCGGCGGCCACGCCCAGGGCGGCGGCGCGGATCTTGTTCGGGAACATCTCGCCGAGGAAGACCCAGACGACCACACCCCAGGACAGGGCGAAGAAGAGGACGAAGATGTGGGCGGCGATCAGGGCGATCCAGCCCTGCGTGGCCGGCAGCTTGCCGTCGACGAGGTGGAAGGAGAACGCCCAGGCCTCCAGCGCGAGGCCGATCACCATGCCGACGGAGCCGATGAGTGCCAGCGGCTTACGGCCGATGCGGTCCACCAGGAGCATCGCGATCACGGTGCCGACGATGTTGATGATCGACGTCGTGAAGGAGTAGAAGAACGAGTCCGTCGGGTCGACGCCGACCGACTGCCACAGGGTCGAGGAGTAGTAGAACGCGACGTTGATGCCGACGAACTGCTGGAAGACCGACAGGCCGATACCGATCCAGACGATCGGCTTGAAGAAGAAGGAGCCGCCGAGCAGGTCCTTGAAGCTCGACTTGTGCTCGCTGTTCATGCCGTGCTCGATCTCGGCGATCCGGGCGTCGAAGTCGACGTCCTTGCCCTCGACCTCGGCGAGGATCTCGCGGGCCTGCTCGTGCTTGCCGACGGAGATCAGGTAGCGCGGGGACTCGGGGATGGCGAAGGACAGCAGGCCGTAGATGACGGCCGGGATCACCATGACGCCGAGCATGACCTGCCAGGCCTCCAGGCCCAGGATCTGGCCGCGCTGGTCGCCGTCGGCGGCGTTGAGCAGAGCCCAGTTGACCAGCTGCGAGACGGCGATGCCGATGACGATGGCGGCCTGCTGGAAGGAGCCGAGCCGTCCGCGGTACTCGGCCGGGGCGACCTCGGCGATGTAGGCGGGGCCGATCACGGAGGCCATGCCGATGGCGAAGCCGCCGACGACGCGCCAGAAGGCGAGGTCGTACAGGGCGAAGGGCAGCGCCGAACCCACGGCGCTGACGGTGAACAGCACGGCGGAGATCTGCATGCACCGGATACGGCCGATGCGGTCGGCGATCCGGCCGGCGGTGGCGGCGCCGATGGCACAGCCGATCAGGGCGATGGCGATGACCTGCGCCAGCGCCGCGGAGCCGATGTCGTAGCGGCCGCGAATGGCCTCGACGGCGCCGTTGATCACGGAGCTGTCGTAGCCGAAGAGGAAGCCGCCCATCGCGGCCGCCGCGGCGATGAAGACGACGCGCCCGAGATGTTCGGGATGAGCCTTGGCGGCTCCTGACTTGGGTGCCTGCGCTGTGCTGGTCACGTGTACTCCTCGGGCCACCGGCAACGCTGCCGGTTGGGGTCAGCCCTTCGAGGTCCACCAGAAGGTACCTGAAGGTAAAAGCAACGTTGCTCAGGCTATGCCTTCAAGTTTCGAAGTCAATATGACGTTGTTAAGAGAATGCACCGCAGGTGTGAGGGGCTTGCGTTCAAGAGTTGAAGGGATGATCCCCAAATCGCTGGTCAGAACCGGTGTAGGCGGCACGCATTTAGCGCAGCCGCTGAGAGATGACCTTCGACACACCGTCGCCCTGCATGGAGACGCCGTACAGCGCGTCGGCGACCTCCATCGTCCGCTTCTGGTGGGTGATCACGATCAGCTGCGAGGCCTCCTGCAGCTCCTGCATGATCCGGATCAGCCGCTGCAGGTTGGTGTCGTCGAGCGCGGCCTCGACCTCGTCCATCACATAGAACGGGCTGGGCCGGGCCTTGAAGATCGACACGAGCATCGCGACGGCGGTCAGTGAGCGCTCGCCACCGGAGAGCAGACTGAGCCGCTTGACCTTCTTGCCCGGGGGACGCGCCTCGACATCGACGCCCGTCGTGAGCATGTTGTCGGGATCGGTGAGGATCAGCCGCCCGTCACCGCCCGGGAAGAGCCGGCTGAAGACGCCCTCGAACTCACGGGCCGTGTCCCGGAACGCCTCGGTGAAGACCTGCTCGACGCGCTCGTCGACCTCCTTGACGACCTGGAGCAGGTCGGCGCGGGTCTTCTTCAGGTCCTCCAGCTGCTCGCTGAGGAACTGGTGCCGCTCCTCCAGCGCCGCGAACTCCTCCAGCGCCAGCGGGTTGACCTTGCCGAGCTGCTGATAGGCCCGCTCGGCGGACTTGAGCCGCTTCTCCTGCTCGGCCCGGACGAACGGCTTGGGCTGGTTGCGGGGATGCTCGGGGTCCTCCGGCAGCTGCTCCCCCTCCGCCGGAAGCGAGGGCGGGACGAGCTGATGCGGGCCGAACTCGTCGACGAGCCCGGCCGGCTCGACACCCAGCTCCTCCAGCGCCTTGGTCTCCAGCTGCTCGATCCGCATCCGCTTCTCGGCGCCGAGCACTTCGCCGCGGTGGACGGAGTCGGTCAGCTTGTCCAGCTCGGACTTGAGATCGCGCCCCGCGTTACGGGCGACGGTCAGCTCCTGCTCACGTCGCGCCTTGGCGCTCTCGGCAGCGGTGCGTTCCGCGTCGGCACGGGTGAGGGAGACCTCGACGTGCGCGAGCAGCTGCCGCGCACCGGAGGCGACGGCTTCCGCCACGGCCGCCTCGTGCCGCATCCGCGCCCGCCGCTGCTCGGCACGCGCGCGTGCGTCGCGCTCCGCTCGGGCGGCGCGGTCGAGGGAGTCGGCGCGGCCGGCGAGCCCCTTGACCCGCTCCTCGTGCGTACGGACCTGGAGGCGGGCCTCCATCTCGGTCTGGCGTGCGTTGGCGCCGTCGGCGGCGAGCCGATCCCGTACGGAGGTGTCTGGCTCCTCCTCGACCGGCATCTCCTCGGCGACGGCGAGCCGTTCGGCCAGCTCCTCGGCTTCTTCTACGGCCTTGTCGAGCGCCTCCTGCGCCCGCGCCGCCGCCGCGGCGGACCGCTCGGCCTCCCCGGCGGCGCCGCGCGCCTGACCGGCGAGCCGTCCGAGCTGCTGCGCCACGGCCGACTTCTCCCGGTCGGCGGCCCTGCGCCGCTCCCCCACGGCTTCGACGAGTGCGGTGCACTCCTTACGCCGCTCGGTCGCCGCGTGCTGCGCCTCGGTGAGTTCCTCGCACCGCACGGCCAGCTCTTCCAGCTCGGCGGCGGCCTCGTCCACGGAGGCCTGCACTTCGAGGAGGCTGGGTGCTCCGGCGGATCCGCCGTGCGCGAAGTGGGCGCCCAAGAGGTCGCCTTCGGCGGTTACGGCGGTGAGGTCGGGGTGGGCGTAGACGAGCTCTTCGGCGTCTTCGAGGGTGCTGACGACGACGATGCGGTGGAGCAGCCGTCGGACGGCCGGCATGAGGTCGGACGGGCCGCGGACCAGCTCGGCAGCGTGCCGTAGTCGGGCGTCCGTGGGTTCGTTGTGGCTGGTCGCGCCGTTCTCCGCGCCGCTTTGGGGCGCGTCTGCGTCACCGGCGAGCAGCAGGGCCGCCCGTCCGCCGTCCTGTTTGCGCAGGAGGCGGATCGCGTCCGCCGCGGCGGATGGTGACGTCACCGCGATCGCGTCCGCCGCCGCTCCGAACGCCGCTGCCAGCGCGACCTCGTAACCAGGGGTCACCGTCAGCAACTCGGCCGCCGGGCCCAGCAGGCCGGTGAGCCGGTCCTTCGCTCCCAGGAGCGCTCCGGTTCCGTCCTTGCGTCGCAGTCCCATCGCCAGCGCCTCGTGGCGGGCCTGGGTGGCGGCGCGTTTGCGTTCCGCTGCTGTGGCCGCCTCACGGGCCGCCGTCAGGGCGACGTCCGCCTCGGTCAGTGCTGTCTTGGCCGCTTCGTGCTGCTCGCCGAGTTCCGCGTCGTCCGCGTCCAGGCCGTCGACCTCGGCCTTCAGGGTCTCGTACTCCTCCTGGGCGGCGACGGCGCGTTCCTGGGCCTCGTCGCGGGCGGCGGCGAGGCGGTCGATCTCGGCCTGGGCGGATGCGGCACGCGAACGGGCCGCGTTGACCTGGCCGTTCAGGCGCGCGAGGCTCTCGCGGCGGTCGGCGATGGAGCGGGCGACGTCCTTCAGGCGCCGTTCCTCCATGGCCAGCTCGCGCTCCAGGTCGGCGCGGTGCGCGACCGTGTCGTCCAGCGCCCGCTCGGCCGCCTCCAAGGCCGCTTCGAGCTCGGCCTCCTGCTCACGGATCCGGTTGGCCTCACGCTCCATGTCCTCGGGATCGCGGCCCCGGCGCTCGTCGGGCGGCGCGGACGTGGCGCTCTTCACACGGGCGTCGGCCAGCGAGACCGTGCCGCGGACGCGTTCGGCGAGCTGGGAGAGTTCGTACCAGGTCTGCTGGGCGCGCTGGAGTCGCGGCGTGAGCTGCCGTACCTCGTCCTCCAGGAGCGCCTCCCGCTGGAGCGCCTTCTTCAGCTCCAGCTCGGCGGCTTCCTTACGTTCCTTCAGTGCTGCCTCGTCGGCGACCTCGGCGTTGAGCGCCTCTCGGAGTCGTACGAGATCGTCGGCGAGCAGGCGGAGACGGGCGTCGCGGAGGTCGGCCTGGATGACGGCGGCCCTGCGCGCCACCGCCGCCTGGCGGCCCAGGGGCTTCAGCTGCCTGCGCAACTCGTCCGTCAGGTCCTGCACGCGCGCGAGGTTGGCCTGCATCGCGTCCAGCTTCCGGAGGGCCTTCTCCTTGCGCTTGCGGTGTTTCAGCACACCCGCGGCCTCTTCGATGAAGGCGCGGCGGCCCATGGGGTCGGCATGCAGTACGGAGTCGAGCTGGCCCTGGCCGACGATGACGTGCATCTCGCGGCCGATGCCGGAGTCGGAGAGGAGTTCCTGGATGTCGAGCAGGCGGCAGGTGTCGCCGTTGATCTGGTACTCGCTGCCGCCGTTGCGGAACATGATCCGCGTGATGGTGACCTCGGCGTACTCGATGGGCAGCGCGCCGTCGGAGTTGTCGATGGTGAGGGACACCTCGGCGCGGCCGAGCGGCGGGCGGCCGGTGGTGCCGGCGAAGATGACGTCCTCCATCTTGCCGCCGCGCAGCGACTTGGCGCCCTGTTCACCCATGACCCAGCTGAGCGCGTCCACCACATTGGACTTGCCCGAGCCGTTCGGTCCTACGACACACGTGATCCCCGGCTCGAACCGGAGCGTGGTCGCCGAGGCGAACGACTTGAACCCGCGGAGGGTCAGGGCCTTGAGGTGCACGCCGCTGGACTCTACCTCCCACCGGTATCTCGGACGCCGAACCCTGGGGCACCCCCGCGGTTTCACCCATGAACGTGCAGGGCACACCAGACGTTAAAGAGGGTGAAAGGATGCGCGGGAGCAAGAAAGAAGGGACGCCGAAGCGTCCCTTGCAAACTCTGACAACTCAGCGGTTGATACAGGCAGCCCAACCACTGCTGTCGTTGTGTGGTGCTGTGTGATGCAGTGATCAGGTGAGCGCAGGCTCCGCCTGGTGTGCGTCAATGCTCTCCATGACCCTGTCGTGAGAGTCCATGCTCTCCATGATCCTGTCGTGAGAAGCGGCAGCCGTCAGCGAGTCGTTCTCCGCCTGGATTCGTCCGAGCTCGGATTCCAGGTCCTGGACACGCTGCTGGAGCCGTCGCATCTCGGCGAGGAGTCGAGGGTCGGAGCCGCCGACGTAACCGAGAAGCGCCTTTGCCATGATGGATGGTCCTCCACAATGAGTGACCGACCGATGCGGTGTGGGTCGTGAGGGATTCGCACCCGCGGTGCTTGGCACTGTTGAGTTGTGCTGCCGTTCTCCATGCCAAACAGCTAAGGTGCGCGGGGCTTTCAGCGTCTCACCAAAAAGTTTGACGGTCAACACGATCACGCCCTGCTTTGGCGGGCATCCCGGGGGCGCGCGGCCGTGAAACCGGCGGCGCTGCTGCTCCTGCGGGCCCCTCAGGGCGTGACGATCATCCTTGCGTGCGGAGCCTGCCATGGCAACCGGTTCTTGGCAACCACCAGGCTCTTTCTGCTCGGGGCAGCTGCCGGTGGCATGTACCTCCGCTTCCACCTGGGCCGCTTTACAGAAATCGCTCAGCGGATCGAGAAGCCGTCGTAGCCGCCGCGGGGTGTGTCCCAGATCTCGGTGACTCCGTCGACGCGGCCGGGCGTGTCGGCGCTCCCGAGCCAGTCGAGGAGCCGTTGGCACGCTCCGCGCGGGCCCTCCGCGACCACCTGGACCCGTCCGTCCTCCAAATTGAGAGCAAAACCACTCAGGCCGCCGATCTCGAGCGCCTTGGCCCGGGTGAACCAGCGAAAACCCACACCTTGGACGCGTCCACGCACCCAGGCGACCAACCGCACATCCTCGCTCATGAGGGCAACCTAACGGGCCAATGTCTCTCACGGCACTTCCTCACCCTGCGCCATGCGGTACCGTCCAGCCCCAATGAATCTCATATGAAACTCACTCGATCGAGTGAGGTTGCGTTGACCGCACGGGCGAGTCGACCGCACAGGACGAGGAAGGCAAGGACATGGGACGCCACCGACGCTCAGCCGCCGGCCGCGCCGCCACGGGCCGCGCCACGGGGGTCACAGAAACGTACGGTTCCCGCACAGGGAGCCACGACCCGCAGGACTCGTACGACGCATACGACGCGTACGCGGCAGACCGTTCCATCCCGGGCAGGGCGCCCTACCTGAACACCGAGGCGCCCTACCCCGGCACCGAGGCGTACGCCGAGACCACCGCGCGCAGCGAGCGCTACCTCTTCGCCTCGGACGAGGACTACCGCGTCGTCTTCCCTGACGCCGCACCCGGCGGGGGTGGCCGGCGAACCGCTGGGCACCGCCGTAAGAAGAAGGCGGTGCGTCCGGTGCGTGCCGGACTGCTCGGCGTCTCCGCCGCGGTCGCCATCGGCACGGTCGCGGTGGCCACGGGTGTGGTGCCCGGCGTGGAGAACTACCAGCTCGGTGGCGGCAGCGACAGCGGCGACAGCGTGCAGGCCGTGGACACGCCCTCGAACAGCGCGACCGAGCAGGGCGGCACGTCCGGCGCCGCCGAGGGCCGCGAGACCGAAGAGTCGGCTAGCCGGGACAACGAGCGTGCGGCCTCGCCGGCGCCGTCCGCCTCGGCGTCCACGGCGCCGACCGAGACTCCGTCCAAGGAGCCGAAGGCCCCGCCGGCCAAGACCAAGAAGCCGAAGCCCACGCCCACCCCGTCGCGCCCGGCCACCAAGGCGCCGGAGAAGGACACCGGCGCCCCGGTGACGGTGTCCGCCGAGGCCAGGGCCGAGGCCGAGGTGCTCAAGCTCGTCAACCAGGAGCGGGCGAAGGTGGGCTGCAGCCCGGTCTCCGCGAACAGCGCGCTGGCCC contains:
- a CDS encoding CAP domain-containing protein, whose protein sequence is MGRHRRSAAGRAATGRATGVTETYGSRTGSHDPQDSYDAYDAYAADRSIPGRAPYLNTEAPYPGTEAYAETTARSERYLFASDEDYRVVFPDAAPGGGGRRTAGHRRKKKAVRPVRAGLLGVSAAVAIGTVAVATGVVPGVENYQLGGGSDSGDSVQAVDTPSNSATEQGGTSGAAEGRETEESASRDNERAASPAPSASASTAPTETPSKEPKAPPAKTKKPKPTPTPSRPATKAPEKDTGAPVTVSAEARAEAEVLKLVNQERAKVGCSPVSANSALAQLARDFSDAMADLGFFDHTDPNGATPWDRAEAAGIADLGGENIARGQSDAAAVMEAWMNSPGHKANILNCDFKTLGVGVHLGSGGPWWTQNFGY